TACCAGTTTTTGGCTTCGTCTAAATATCCTTGGATATCTTCAGTGCGTCCACCATAACGAGCCGCTAAGTTAGCTCGGAGAATTGCCAGTTGTGCTTGGAGTTGAGCATAGCGTTTTTTCATCAAAGAGACTTCATCGCTATCTCGCAAGCTATCGACTGCGGATGTAATGGCTGTCTTGACCTTAGGTGAAGTCTCACCGTGGTCTGCTTCACCCACATCAACTAAGAGGCGATCGATTTCTTGTTGCAGTTCTGCCTCTTCGCTGTCTAATCTGGTTTCCAATTGCTTCATCTCCGATTGGGTTTGAGCGATCGAGCGGCGTCTTATCTCACTCACACCCTCAATAGCGCCTTCCAACGAAGCCGTCACTTCTTCTTTCAGTTCACCGCCTTTTTCTTGAAAGGTTTCCACAACCGCAGAAATGGCATCTCTGACAATATCCCGGAGTTCACCGGAACCTTGCTTTACTTCAGAGCTAACTTGGGAAACTGCCGACTTGACAATGTCTCGGATGCGGTCCGATCGCACTTGTCCAGTAGATTTGACTTGTTGCAAATCTTGGGTAATTTTCTCTTTGATATTGCTAGGCATATTAAGCACTCATGTTGTAGGTAGGGGCTGTTTCAAGCTCACACTTGAAGCCAATAAAACTCGCACTGTAACAATCAAATAAGCTAGAGTATTGTTTGATCTTGTCGCAGCCGAGCTTAGATTGTTCACCCTCCTTAGACATAACCTCAACAGAACCTAAGTTGCCTCAGCACCATTGCTCTGCCTAATTTACTTCACTGTAATTAACACTCCAGCGCTTTCGTTGGCTAATCTATCAACAGTGCAGAGAGCGTAGGTGCCAGGTATGAGGGTGACAGTTCTGGTGTCAGCCGGTAGGATTCGCTGCAATGTCCAAGTTTCTCCTGACTGTTGATAGAGGGTCCAAGATCGCACTGTACTATTAGCTGTGGTGCTCCAAGTGAGGGTACCATTTTGCAATTTCAGGTTAATCGGGAGAGAGGGGCGATCGCTACTCAACCAAGTCATTGCAGGTGCTAAA
The Trichocoleus sp. FACHB-46 genome window above contains:
- a CDS encoding histidine kinase yields the protein MPSNIKEKITQDLQQVKSTGQVRSDRIRDIVKSAVSQVSSEVKQGSGELRDIVRDAISAVVETFQEKGGELKEEVTASLEGAIEGVSEIRRRSIAQTQSEMKQLETRLDSEEAELQQEIDRLLVDVGEADHGETSPKVKTAITSAVDSLRDSDEVSLMKKRYAQLQAQLAILRANLAARYGGRTEDIQGYLDEAKNWYDRSRPQAEALAEQVEQKRSQLEERLGDAGTAVAKKERQIRQILSELLHSAGDALREKERSNKR